The DNA segment TTTCACCATTGTTTGGATCAGCTGCCACAACATATATACTGTTATTCAGCCCTTCGCTTTCAGTAGCTACAGATTGCTTAGCAATATCTTGAACAATTTTTTGAAAATCCATGTCAGTTGTTAAAACAAGATTATCGCCTTTTTCACCCGCATAACTTTGGATCGTGTTGACGATATCTCCATTTTGATTCGATTCAGTTTCGGATTTTGATTTTGATCCGCTTAACACTTCTTCATATTCCAACTCAAGGTAACTTTTCCCGACTCGGTCATTACGTGCGTATCCTTGTGCTAAATAAGTCGCTGCCTTATTCTCTGGAAGACCTTCAGACTCACTTGTAACATCTCCAAGGATACTCCTAAGCATGTTCCCCTCTGGATACGTTCTGACCCAATCTGTACCGGTATCAATTCCAGGTAATGTCAAAAGATTTTCACTTACTTTTGCGATTTCGTCATTCGTCACATTTTCGCTTTTAATGTTGATTGTTGATAAAGCATAACCGCCATTCATTCGTTTAAAAATAGCTGCTGCTTCTTGTTCTTCCTCTGAAAACTGAATATCTTCATCTGTCACTTTATCTACTTGAAGTTGATAAAGTTCTGACCCGCTTAAAGTTTCCTTTTGCTCATCGCTTATGCGTTTATTCACTTTGTCTTCATCTAGAGCAATCCAAAAATCTTTTAAGTCTCGTTTTGACAAATCAAAATCACTATCTTGTTCAAATTCTGTAACATTCGGCATTTCGATGTACTGCGCTAAATTCATAGCGATTTTTGCCATATCTTCACTAGAAACACCTTTACCTCTAGTATAAGTAATCGCTTGAAGAGCTTCATTTCCGACTAATTTACGGTGCTGACTATCGTAAATTTCACCTCGAGGAACGGTTCCAGTTGCCAAAGTAGTCTCAGTTCGCTGAACTTCTGTTTCAAATTCTTCACCCTTAACAATTTGCAAATAACCCAATCTAAGGATCAACATAGCAAATAGCAAGAATACAGTGAAAAATAAAAAATTCAACCGAAAAGGAATATGCGATTTTTTCTTCTTATTATTGTTTTTATTTGTTTTCAAAAAAGACACC comes from the Carnobacterium sp. 17-4 genome and includes:
- a CDS encoding peptidoglycan D,D-transpeptidase FtsI family protein, whose product is MSFLKTNKNNNKKKKSHIPFRLNFLFFTVFLLFAMLILRLGYLQIVKGEEFETEVQRTETTLATGTVPRGEIYDSQHRKLVGNEALQAITYTRGKGVSSEDMAKIAMNLAQYIEMPNVTEFEQDSDFDLSKRDLKDFWIALDEDKVNKRISDEQKETLSGSELYQLQVDKVTDEDIQFSEEEQEAAAIFKRMNGGYALSTINIKSENVTNDEIAKVSENLLTLPGIDTGTDWVRTYPEGNMLRSILGDVTSESEGLPENKAATYLAQGYARNDRVGKSYLELEYEEVLSGSKSKSETESNQNGDIVNTIQSYAGEKGDNLVLTTDMDFQKIVQDIAKQSVATESEGLNNSIYVVAADPNNGEILAMTGQKRNAKTGEIDDATLDIINSSFQMGSVVKPATVLAGYMDGAITLADNTLIDEPLMIRGSNTISSVFNRSGSVAVNDISALERSSNVYMSKIALRMGGEYDYYRNMALDIDYRAVIKKLRSYYAQFGLGIKTGIDLPGEGSGFIGTAENPGLALTFAFGQYDTYTPIQMLQYVSTIANGGKRIAPRLIDEIRETDANGNMGAIQTQLETEVLNIVDVGKEEMSRVQQGMYQVANGANGSATSYFAGTEYTVAGKTGTAEAFYDGVVENRKGESVTNRTFVGYAPYDNPEIAVFVIVPYLPNTNSNHENTIVARKVFDAYFQVGEYKELSGEIAEDHDENTEE